ATATAGTAACATAAAGATTCATATTTAGAAAAAGGAATCTTCGATTTTACCTGGGGCCTTTGATACGAACCTTTATGATTTGTTTCAGGACGGGGATCAAGCCATTCACTTTGCAGTCACGACTGATAACCTTGAACTGGTGGAAACGCTGATTGATCGAGGAGCTGATAAGGACGCCAAAAATGAGGTACCGTATATATGTTGTGCACTTATACGCGATAAGAGGAACCATACTTACGAAAGTTCCACAGTATTTGGTTCCACCCTAACACCAAAGCTGCATCAAATGTTTGCTTGAACCACTGTCTATATAAGATCTTACAGTGGGTCATTCACTTTTCCTCTCAGGTCGAATTCCCGGCGGCTTTTTTAGTATATTCCTCCGTTTATTCTGCGTTTGTGAGCAGGCGTTACAGGATGCGATATCAAACCCCAGCCCTCATGTATGTTGTCTTTGACATTCTTCTGTAGcagcagggccgtatttaacctCTTGATCAAGGCGAGTGGGAGAGCTGGAGGGGAGGGGGAGTGGGCAGAACACCACTTTTCGTCCTAAATCTCtatgaaaaacacgttttttttcCAGATGTCTTGGGACAGTAGCCCCTATAGTCCCTTCCCCTATCTACGGCCTTGAAGTGGAAGGTTTCTGTAATTTGGCTATATCTTTTTCAGTTTGGTTTCACTCCTCTTCACTTCGCTGTTCTCTCTCGTAACCTCCCGGCCGTGACTTTTCTAGTGAAAAAAGCGGGAGTGAATGTAAATGCAGTCGACAAGGTAATCAGTGTTGAGTATTGTGTCTGAGTGGATGTTGTTTGAAGCTTTTGTTTGCACCATGCTATGGTCCCAAATACACGAAATCACGAGAAGTGTTGATCCTAGCACTGTCCTTTTGCATTTTGTTGTAATTTTTCCAAACATATTATAATAACACACAGTTTTGACGTCAAAACCTGTGTGTCAATTTATATTTATATGTGCATCAGCCTTGTGCATTACTGTACTATGCATTATATAGTAACATAAAGATTCATATTTAGAAAAAGGAATCTTCGATTTCACCTGGGGCCTTTTATACGAACCTTCATGATTTGTTTCAGGACGGAAATCAAGCCATTCACTTTGCAGTCACGACTGCTAACCTTGAACTGGTGGAAACGCTGATTGATCGAGGAGCTGATAAGGACGCCAAAAATGAGGTACCGTATATATATTGTGGACTTATACGCGATAAGAGGAACCATACTTACGAAAGTTCCACAGTATTTGGTTCCATCCTAACACCAAAGCTGCATCAAATGTTTGCTTGAACCACTGTCTATATAAGATCTTACAGTGGGTCATTCACTTTTCCTCTCAGGTCGAATTCCCGGCGGCTTTTTTAGTATATTCCTCCGTTTATTCTGCGTTTGTGAGCAGGCGTTACAGGATGCGATATCAAACCCCAGCCCTCATGGATGTTGTCTTTGACATTCTTTTATAGCAGCAGGGTCGTATTTAACCTCTAGATCAAGGCAAGGGGGAGAGGTGGATGGGAGGGGGAGAGGGCAGAACACCACTTGTCGTCATAGATCTCtatgaaaaacacgtttttttcaGATGTCTTAGGTAGTAGCCCCTATAGTCCCTTCCCCTATCTACGGCCTTGAAGTGGAAGGTTTCTGTAATTTAGCTATATCTTTTTCAGTTTGGTTTCACTCCTCTTCACCTCGCTGTTCTCTCTGGTAACCTTCTGGCCGTGTCTTTTCTAGTGAAAAAAGCGGGAGTGAATGTAAATGCAGCCGACAAGGTAATCAGTGTTGAGTATTGTGTCTGAGTGGATGTTGTTTGAAGCTTTTGTTTGCACCATGCTATGGTCCCAAATACACGAAATCACGAGAAGTGTTGATCCTAGCACTGTCCTTTTGCATTTTGTTGTGATTTTTCCCAACATATTATAATAACACACAGTTTTGACGTCAAAAACTGTGTGTCAATGTGTATTCATATGTGCATCGGCCTTGTGCATTACGGTACTATGCATTAAAAAGTTATCCTGATGTGTCTATGGCTAGCCACCCGGCAATTTCCCTCTATAACTGGCGGAACTCCCTCTTTGAATGTCAGCAGTCTATTATGGGTATTGGGTAGCTTAGATGGATAAGAAAAATACAAGTTGGCAAGGACAAAGTGGCTTTATTCCAGCACCTTCATATACCTAGGCTTGCCGGAGCCTACGTCCCTGCTTATAATCTTACCCAGTCTGATATTTTGCAGATGTTAAACACGCCAATGGACCTGGCTGCTCAGGGGGATGAGACGGAATTGATTTCCCTTTTGAAGAAATATggtggacgcaagggcccacgGAAACAGGTATTTAATGAAACGACTTGTGAtaatttacaaaatgtaaaacgTTATTGGCTTGTTTTAAATTTTGTCAGAAGGGCACGAATAAAAACCATCATTGATAGCATTATATTGGGGGTAGGGTGACATCAACAATCTTCACATCGGAAATATCAATTACAGAGAAACAGGAAGCTCCCTTTTGATCTCTCAGCGAAATCAAGATAGTGATTACGATAGAATGTTCGAAAGTTTAGGGGAGAAACGCGCGAGTAGAACTTTGTTTTGCCAGCGATATCGGAGCAAACCCCTTGCCTTGCCAAAACTCAACAATTTCGGCTGCTTCACGCGAACAAACAGTTTGTATCCAAAATAATTCGTGACTCGGTGTTGGTGATCTTCAGGAACTCTAATAACCCTTCATaattaaatatacatgtagtaggatgtaagatataggcctacatgtaacgTTAGTTATAaatatttcattcctttcaGGTCCCAGTAACTGGCAAAGAACAAAAATCCTTGACATTCCCACAAGTAGCTGCTACTGACGCATTAGCAGTTCATCAGACACCACCAGAAACGGAGAACCCAGGACCATGTTCTGACTCATCTCCATCTGAACTCCAAATTCGCACCGAAGACCCTCGTCTGCGTCCGATCCTGAAGAAGGTTGATGTAACAAGAATGGTGAATGACTTAGAAAACCTGCTAAAGGACGCTGGCGCAGAGGTGCTCACACAGAAAAACATCGTGTTTCGTCAGAGGAATTTTGCAATGGGTGTCATTGGCCCAAAAGGTATAAGTACATGAATATAGAAACTATTGTTTTTTTGAGAATTCTTCAAATAGGCCTCGATTTGCATTCTATCAGAGTCAAAATATGTCAGTTAGGCGTTTTCGTGATGTTTACCGCTGCCAAACGAATGGTGTTTACAACAACTTTAAAAGGAATTACAGTACTTTTGTCTAAAATTGAAGGGCACGTGATTGTACACGTGTAATTTACTTGTCTAAAACGAAAACCCAATCAGTAGGTCTAACTGAAACCAGAAAGATATACATACCATAGTGATAGTGATTATTATGAATTCTGTTTTTAGGGGGAAGGTTAGCCTTTGCTGATGAGTCCGTGACAATGACCATTCCACCTGGTGCTTTGTCTGATACTCGGGTGATTTCATGCTTCCGGCCGATCGGCCCAAATGGCGATGACCAAGGAAGACAGCCGAACAAAGACTGGATTTTCTGTACACCGGAGCTCATTTGCGGACCTGATGGAACAAAGTTCAACACACCTATTACAATACGGTTCCGGCACTCCATTCACGTTGGCGAGGATGGAAGCTGCAGGGGAGAGAATATCAAAGTCGTTTTAAAGGGCGACACGGAGGAAAAATGGCAAGACGTGGCTGGTGGTTTACGATTTGATGGACGATGGGTTTCCATCAATATTGCCCATTTCACTAGCGTCAGTTGTGCTATTCCAAGGCAGGAATATCAACGTGATGATCGGTTCGATGTCCTATTGTCCACTGGTTTAACTGTAATTTCACCGACTCAACCTGACGGAGCGCAGGCTGTGGTTCCGGGGACACCGACTCATCTCCATGTTTTCATAACTCATCACGATGATGGCCTGATGCAGGTGAATATCAGAACGCACGTACAGCACACTTCAgaatccccccccccttttGATCATACTAAAACGACTTGGAAATGGATGTAAAAGAAAGAAGCAACATGGACATTTAGTCCTTGTTAACTCTTGGTAGGCCTGTATCTGGTGTGTGGTTAATGGAAATGTCCACCTTACTGTTTTGTCAAGAGTTTCTTGTGTCACTGAATGCTATTTTATAGACAAAAATGTTTAATGCCTAATATACTCAACCCTACCAGAAGAAGatatataaggtaaaatgggggtaTTCGTTGCACCTATTTCATCTATAACTTACGCAAGAGACTTCCAGGCAGATTCAGTATAATCCAAAActgtttatgttgtgatactcaagaatCACCTCGCTCATATCCATGCtttggttggctgaataattccgtggttaccggaatatgaatcaaaaacattgccataGGCTATactacaattagaccggggctacaaataccccattttaccttacctTTATTAAATATTTCATCGCGAAATTAAAGACATTCCTTTATACTGATTATGCTACTGGACTTGAAATACGGTAGACACTATCACTTTTGAGGCTATCTTTGTAGAGTATCAGAATAAAGACAattcgtaaatgttttgtccTCATCTTTTTGGGTTCTAATATTGCGAACTAATAATTGGTTTCCTTggaaaatgtccaaattcaaTGCAGTTAGTCAATGTTCacaaatacataccaaaaaCTTTACTTATTTCGTTACCATGGGTACTAATCCTGTTTGGTCGGAAAGCTACGATcatcaaaaaacaaaatttaaagaaattCGACCAATGGTTtgcgctccagagcccaaaaccATGCGGACAAAATGTTTACGAATGGACTTTAGTTAGTAACCGCGTCTGCCCTCACTGTTCATTAGTTGGCCTATACTTTGCTGTTTTTAAGGATCTGAAGCAAGGAAGATTGGGTATGCCTAACAGCGAAGTCAGTCGCATCAACCGAGTGTTATGCTCCATCAATCCTCTCCTGGATCTGAGCATTGAAGGTCGTCCACACGATTTCAGGTTTAGCAACGGTAACACCATTGTAAGTGAACGGCTTTTTAATGTTTTACCTTTAAATCTTAGTTCAATGcatacattttatttttactAACATGGATATCGTTgcttacaaaatgatgtcatactGACGTCACGAAAAACATTATCAACTCTCAACAGAGGACGGCATGACGCAACAATTTCAACGTCGCGCGATCGATGCTAACTTCACTTGGATACGGGGAATTTTTCTCGCCTAACTCTTGACTTGCAGgttatttttgaataaaacctgaACACGATTTTGGTACACGAGCAGTTGTTCATCATCGGATAAGCATCACTATACCATCAAGAGAAATATCAACAGGAGGCCTATGTATCGTAGCTATTCTCaatgaaaaccatgttgaacACCCTTCGGGGTGCGCACGCAGGATGTTATCAAATTTTTCTGATGTCATCAGATATAAATTTATATAAAAGTGTCGCAAAAATTAGTGAATTCTGTTTGTTACAACGCGAAGGTGTGTTGGGTTGCAGGGATGATAAGCACATCACACAAGAAGACATATGTGGAAGTAACACCATGCTTGGAGAAAAAATGCGCCTTTTCCAATAAGTGGCACATTGGCTTGCACTATATGTACAACATGTAATATTTTCTAAGAAGCTTCTCTACTGTTTTCATTGCAATTGTCATTTTGGTCAATCTATATTTCAGACAGTACAACTGAATGAAATGGCGAACCAGGTTACACATGATGTTGCAATCGCGGAAACAAATCGGGAGACTGAGTTCATGTTGATGCTTGAATTTGATCAATCGCATGGGTTGGGTAAATCAATCATCGAGCATAAAGTATGGAGGACAGATTATTCTAGTAGTGTCCCTCGAGAGATTTTCACGAAGGGCTCAGTAAGTATGCTAATCCATGTTTAGCAGTTGTATTCAGCCTGGTTTCCGCAAGAGCGGAGATTGGAAATTGCACGATTTTCATTGATAGTCGTTGGAATGATTCCGATGTAAGTAATTAGCTCAACAATAGTAACTGATCACAAGGCTTGTAGAACGCTTGAAACCGCCGGGTTTCCCGCTGTAGAAGAGACACTAGTTTACGAGGTTAGATTTGGTCACGTAGAGACTAAAGTTGTCTGAGCGGTTCCGGTAATGGTCGAGCCTTCCCGAAGATTGTCAGTTGGCATGCCCTACTTCTCCAAATGACGACAAAAAGAGCTTATCGATCCCAGCACATCATTGTAAGGATCGGATTCTTGAGTTTTGACTCGATCAAGCGAAATATTAcatattttatttcttcaacAGGTTCCAATTTGTCGGAGTCCTAGAGTGAAATATAAATAAGTGCTTTGTGCACTGATCTACACATGCATAAAAAGTGCGCCCATCACAAACGTTTTACACAATTTTTATTCCAATTATATGTCGGTCTGTGTTTCTTTCAGTTAGTTGACGAACTAAAATGTAGCAGAAGACATGAATCGTCTCGGACCATCCCAAGAAGACCCCTGGTTCCGTACCCTATAACACAGGGCGTAATGCCACAGATCTCTGTTCAGCAACAGCCTCAACCAACTGGAATATTGGAACAATACCAACCACCCGGCCAAGCACAGGAAGAAGCTCAACTGCCACTTGAACAACTAATTGTACCGGTCATGCCGGTGGGTACAGTGACATGACAGTCATTTTGTCATTATGGTCGTGAATCATGTCATCCATTAAGAGGTGGTATAGTGGAATCGTGTCTAATAGCGAGGTTTCGCAACCCATACAAACGACGAAGTACCAATTACGAAGGTCTGGCTTCTTAACAAGTCCTCTGCTAATTCTTCTACGCGACACTCATAAATCGTCttacttacatgtagttgtacgTTGAATCGAAGGCATATGCAGAAAAGTCGTCGATAAAGTACATTAAAAACTGACTTCATGTTTTGTCGTTCGTAGCACTTGGTAAGTGTTTCGAAACCTGCTTAGGGTGCAAAACCTCACCAATGTCGTACATACGCCGATTAGGACAATCGTGCTAGATAAAGGGAATGGCACTTCCCTGTGAGGTAATTAGGATAATATACCAAGCAATGCTGTGacttattttttatctttttatctcAAAAAATGTTATGTCTTTTTGGTGGATGTTCGAAGCACAAAGCCTGTCATCTTTTTCTGTGATATCAAAACCATCGTCCTCTGTCTTTTTCTATTTTAGCTTGAGAACCAGATAGCTGTCCAGATTGACCAGATTGCAGACCGAGTTGCTGCACTTCAAGCACAGTACCATCTTCTGGTTGAGGTCAGAGACCACCATTGATGCGGCCCCTCCACTACGCCTAACCCGATGAACCTACAGGACGGAGCTGACCAATAGCCTACTGATACTTGGCCGTTAAATTCTGATCGATTTATGACAACTCGCCAACATCAGTCCAGCAATTGATGGACTGAGGGCCACTGGGCGAGACAAAGTACTGTCAGCGCACGAATATGTTTGTTTTACATTTTACTAGATGACCAGCTGTGATGTTTAATTATTTTGACATATTACAATACTGCGCATTCTAGTGACTTTACGCAATATCAGCGAAAAAAGGGAAATCGTATTTAATCCAAATATTATAAAACAGTAGATTCATTGGTCACCATTCTCGATGGGTCAACATCTTCTTAACATTCGTGCCGAAAGGGTATGATATATAATGCTTTGACGAAAAGTCAGAAACTCAAACTAAAATATCTTATGTGCCATTTCTTGGATGCCAAGTAATAACCCAGTTGATGCAAATGTGCCATATTTTCACAAGCAATATAAATTTGACATAGCATTTATAGTGTAGTAACTCGTGTAGTTGACTGGTGATAGTGCATGCCTATGCCTTTTGTGGAAGAGACGAGACcgccattgattttttaagccttttagcagttaaattgtcaatgtttgaccacgtcgcatcaaatactacgtggggttgtgaatctgaaatttgatatgatatttcggACAGTCAGGAAAGTGTATGATGAAAAGTAAACTGTTAGTTGACCACGAAAATATtgtgataatcgacaaattggacagacgttgacatttccactcttttcagcaaaCTGGCAGAAacatctcaaaacacgccccctattgccaaattagcaaaattcaaaattaattttgtcatcaattaatatctttatatctgtagacttgctacaccaaatatcttttcaatacctctccaaatatgcactttaCAGTTAAAGACATACTCCCGTCTAGTTGATAGGTCTGgtacctccaacctatgaatattcaatggtggtcttgtctcggaatGGCTTGGAATTGTGCCCCACAAGTATGGAATTAAGttgtacacgtacatgtgtACCAGGTGATAGtacaatgtaatgtaatatgtaTATGCAAATAACGATTTTTTCGTGATATAATAATTTCATCATGCATGACAAAAAATTGAATACTGTGTTTGATTCGTTGTAATTGAAGCTTTGGACTGGAAATGTGTCTTATACATTGCACAGCACGGTTGCATGTCGTTTACTTATAATGATAAAATACTGAAATACATTAATTTAAAGAGCTTTCGCAGGGCACGGATAAGTCAACTACATTTTAGCTATGTGTATCCGTAACCGGtaagatggtttgttttgacTCGTTAAGCTCTCGCAATTCCTCGTGTTGGAgcgcactttcgtcactttgcCTCGAAGCGTAAGACAAGCAAGTCgccccctttttagctcacctcttagcagaggtgagcttatcccataccgtggcgtccgtcgtccgtcgtcgtcgtcggcgtcgtcgtcgtcgtcgtcgtcgtcgtcgtcgtcgtcgtcgtcgtcgtcgtcgtcgtcgtcgtcgtccgtcgtccgttagcagggcacgtttcgtaactgttagagctattgagttgaaacttggtacacatgtacccttatgtaatgacaccttggagaccaagtttcggtccgattcatttcatggtttggccaccagggggccaaacgttaaaagtgaaaatatgcaatatctcccttaatagtagttgggaaattttgaaaaaaatatggtaggtacttctagcaaaggtgcatcatatatcctccgggtttttgatttgacctccttttcaaggtcacagaggtcaaatggtgtaaattggccgttaggatgtaacgatggcacgtttctaaactgcaatgactattgataccaaatttggtacacatttaccccttagtcaggtgatctcagggaccgaagtttggtccaatatgattcaccacttgaccaccagggggcaaaatccaataaccttaaaaatgtgattattccttaactctttgcccgattgccaccaatttgatatcatgggtacatctaaccaccatacagtaaatgtcacacaggtttttaatttgaccttcttgtcaaggtcacataggtcaaatggcgtaaattcgccgtcaggcacgtttcttaactgcaatgactattgatcacaaattaagtacacatgtaccccttggtcaggtgatctcaggtaccgaagtttggtgcgatctgatttgccgtttggcctccagggagggggccaaatcctaaattcttcaaaatgccattattcccagtaatgacttgcccgattggcaccaattttatatcataggtacatctaattctaacaaccattcaatgtgtcacccgggtcttctttgatttgacctacttttcaaggtcacagaggtcgaatgtactgtaaattggccattttggggaaattgtaattgcttggatctacatcaaacctaacactacatgacacaataccatgctctttatccatctttcctccacatgaggtgagcacaatggccctggccatttcatttaatatgTTTTTGTTGACGTCCATGTTTGGTGTTAAACTTACATGTATAACTAATTGCGGACTGTTAGACTGATGCCAACGTAAGTGTAAATTAGTTTTATGTTTATCGTTGAATTTATGATTATAATTCCTCATTAATCAGGTAAATTATTGTAATGTTAGTTGGGGAACCACGCCCAAAATTAAACATGCCAAAAATGGTCCTGTTAAAAAGTTATGATTTATATAAATTTGGTGCTAAATGTCGTGTATTTTTACAGGTTTTAGATAAAACGCCATTCACTATATGAAACGACATCAGCTTTCTTCTGTGCCGAATCCCGGGCACAACAACATGAATCAATCTAAGGTATACCAACATGAGCGATTGAGAGCGTTTCCCGACGAAGATACGTTTTTTTTTTCGTGGGCAACGCTgcgtaaaataacaaatgcCTTGGAAAGAACTATCTGAATCACTTATGTGGGTATAGGCCTTTCACGTCCTCTCCCATCCAATGTAAAATATAGACATGTAGTTACAGAATGACAATAAATTTTTCATTAAAGTGCAAGCCAGTATTGTTTTCTTTGACAAATAGTCGCCGTCCCGTTGTGACGGGGTGAAAGGAAGAGTTAACATGagttaacatacatgtagaagtcAAGTTTCCACATGAGCCCATTTGTATAGAAACGCCAGATAAGATATTAAATTTCACATTCGTACAAGACATTGGTTTCACATGCCATAAATccctgaaaaatctctgaccaATAGGGTAGGACTATTGAGACGTGGGGCCCAcatttactttcacaccagaGTAAACTTGATGATCCTGGAAAAGAACGAATGCAGCGAGACAGTTATTTCCAGAGATGCCTTTTCCTTATAACgctatttgaaagaaaaattaTGTCCCTTGGCGCAGCCAACGCAACAAGCCAGGAAAAATTTGTTTGGACGGTAAGAGCTTACATTTCATCGGTAAAATGTGGCATTTACAGCTTCAACGACGATGAAAAACCCACAGCAAATAAAAGATAGGGGCATTAACAGTgttgggattcggacagtgtcggctaatcactgtccgctatggttgccgaagcggctagcagacaacagcaaataaattgaatgcacaggcagattcaaccgcgaatatttcctgttctatgggaCTTGCTGGTAGCGTGGCAGCGGTGGTTTCCTCCgaggtctccggtttcctcctacttacattacaatcgccAAAtgttgtttatagagctaatgatgtccttgttgacgctcagctctcaactcaatattttttaaaCTAGACACTCAATCTCTCGAATTAGGGTTGCGCACATGTGACAACCCATCACCTCTGTAGTTGTGGTTCAATATGATTTGAATTAAAACAACAATCTAAAGCACCAATTCTTTCAAATTAACTTTGAAACgttttgttttgataatatAAGACGACCTTGATTCGAAAACCTACATGGAAATGGCTTATGTGCACAATGATTTTCGGATCTATTTCCAATCCCTGCACGTGTGCAGGAATATGCGGATGTGAACAACATTGACAAGTGAGTAATGCGGGTAGGTCTGTCCTGCAACCAACCACATGACGGGCGGTCTTCAAATGAGTGTTTGAGAGTTTTTTAATTCTTGCTTCATGATATGAAAGTGGTGCTGAAAAGATTTTAAGGCTGATTGTAGGAACGGTTTATGGTTAAGGGTGAGCAAGCTAATTTAAGCTTATTATGAACTTTAGGTTTACGAACTCGGcccttatcaaatgttcacagAATTAGCCCTTAACACTGTCTTACACATGATTACTGACAAAGCATCATGTCAGAAACACGTTTTATAAAACGTGAGGCTATGCTAACAACTTTATTATGACAGATTGTGACGAGACAATTATCCTGATGTGGTAGCTGAGTCACACCTCTGTGAGCGGgacgcaccccccccccccccccatgggcATGATCATGGGGTTGATTTTAGTGGTCGTCATCCAATTTGACATCTGTAAATAAGAAAAaatttctattaaggacagtatggCAGTCCCAACGATAAACTGAGACAACGGAACCTAACGTCAAAATATGGGATACTCTCAGCTGGTCGAATTGTTCGACCCATATGCCACTGACTTCTGGTAAACATTTGCGGAGAGAAACAACATTCACAGTGGCTATTCATAGATGCCATTCCCGTAATCAATACCGGGAAACTACATAACCTCGTAAATAGGAGCAGGCCCGTGATGAGGGAAATTTTAGGCCTTATTCAAGTCACTGTTGCCATTgacgctgctggtcaatcaagaaaGAAACTTACTCCCGTCGTGTGCCTTCCAAAATGAACAATGGCTACCGGGAAACTACATAACCTCGTAAATAGGAGTAGGCCCGTGATGGGGGAAATTTTAGCATTCTATTCAAGTCACTGTTGCCATTGACGCTTCTGGTCAATCAAGAAAGAAACTTACTCCCGTCGTGGGCCTTCCAAAACAAACACATGCACTGGCTTACTGCTGTGGACGTTAGGTATTTGACAAATCACCACTAGATATATAAAATGTCGTCGCATATATAAAATATTAGCAGAAATAAAGATGTCAATATTtggaaaattgttttgaaaaacccagCTCGAGCGACAACCCGATGTCTGACAGATGCCTGAGATTAATCT
The sequence above is a segment of the Lineus longissimus chromosome 12, tnLinLong1.2, whole genome shotgun sequence genome. Coding sequences within it:
- the LOC135497359 gene encoding ankyrin-1-like isoform X1, with the protein product MASPEKSIVSRRDTQGQRKILKPSALRETGRTDHPLPLGEVFRGKEMIADRKGKVHLVPSTPHFQALVQLNIFSRKSCNGSSAEKLSACSFLQPELLERTLSAVKNLDADSYLTSDPVSLKLEMKLMSSTLLHCAVLNEQRERVEELLLNEKGARGSVDKYDRTALHIAALIRDPQMVTSLADSKDIDRRDMFGKSPLYLAAESGNTENVSIMMELGAEPDTVDMFGLSPIFAAIRGRWLETVNLLLSKDVDINRQCKIGAAPIHFAALNGDIEIVRVLLDKGAKANLVDKMEATPLILAARFGNIKVGLKLLEVYTPEDVRKANMDGDQAIHFAVTTDNLELVETLIDRGADKDAKNEFGFTPLHFAVLSRNLPAVTFLVKKAGVNVNAVDKDGNQAIHFAVTTANLELVETLIDRGADKDAKNEFGFTPLHLAVLSGNLLAVSFLVKKAGVNVNAADKMLNTPMDLAAQGDETELISLLKKYGGRKGPRKQVPVTGKEQKSLTFPQVAATDALAVHQTPPETENPGPCSDSSPSELQIRTEDPRLRPILKKVDVTRMVNDLENLLKDAGAEVLTQKNIVFRQRNFAMGVIGPKGGRLAFADESVTMTIPPGALSDTRVISCFRPIGPNGDDQGRQPNKDWIFCTPELICGPDGTKFNTPITIRFRHSIHVGEDGSCRGENIKVVLKGDTEEKWQDVAGGLRFDGRWVSINIAHFTSVSCAIPRQEYQRDDRFDVLLSTGLTVISPTQPDGAQAVVPGTPTHLHVFITHHDDGLMQDLKQGRLGMPNSEVSRINRVLCSINPLLDLSIEGRPHDFRFSNGNTITVQLNEMANQVTHDVAIAETNRETEFMLMLEFDQSHGLGKSIIEHKVWRTDYSSSVPREIFTKGSLVDELKCSRRHESSRTIPRRPLVPYPITQGVMPQISVQQQPQPTGILEQYQPPGQAQEEAQLPLEQLIVPVMPLENQIAVQIDQIADRVAALQAQYHLLVEVRDHH
- the LOC135497359 gene encoding ankyrin-1-like isoform X7; its protein translation is MASPEKSIVSRRDTQGQRKILKIADRKGKVHLVPSTPHFQMSSTLLHCAVLNEQRERVEELLLNEKGARGSVDKYDRTALHIAALIRDPQMVTSLADSKDIDRRDMFGKSPLYLAAESGNTENVSIMMELGAEPDTVDMFGLSPIFAAIRGRWLETVNLLLSKDVDINRQCKIGAAPIHFAALNGDIEIVRVLLDKGAKANLVDKMEATPLILAARFGNIKVGLKLLEVYTPEDVRKANMDGDQAIHFAVTTDNLELVETLIDRGADKDAKNEFGFTPLHFAVLSRNLPAVTFLVKKAGVNVNAVDKDGNQAIHFAVTTANLELVETLIDRGADKDAKNEFGFTPLHLAVLSGNLLAVSFLVKKAGVNVNAADKMLNTPMDLAAQGDETELISLLKKYGGRKGPRKQVPVTGKEQKSLTFPQVAATDALAVHQTPPETENPGPCSDSSPSELQIRTEDPRLRPILKKVDVTRMVNDLENLLKDAGAEVLTQKNIVFRQRNFAMGVIGPKGGRLAFADESVTMTIPPGALSDTRVISCFRPIGPNGDDQGRQPNKDWIFCTPELICGPDGTKFNTPITIRFRHSIHVGEDGSCRGENIKVVLKGDTEEKWQDVAGGLRFDGRWVSINIAHFTSVSCAIPRQEYQRDDRFDVLLSTGLTVISPTQPDGAQAVVPGTPTHLHVFITHHDDGLMQDLKQGRLGMPNSEVSRINRVLCSINPLLDLSIEGRPHDFRFSNGNTITVQLNEMANQVTHDVAIAETNRETEFMLMLEFDQSHGLGKSIIEHKVWRTDYSSSVPREIFTKGSLVDELKCSRRHESSRTIPRRPLVPYPITQGVMPQISVQQQPQPTGILEQYQPPGQAQEEAQLPLEQLIVPVMPLENQIAVQIDQIADRVAALQAQYHLLVEVRDHH
- the LOC135497359 gene encoding ankyrin-1-like isoform X5, with the translated sequence MASPEKSIVSRRDTQGQRKILKPSALRETGRTDHPLPLGEVFRGKEMIADRKGKVHLVPSTPHFQMSSTLLHCAVLNEQRERVEELLLNEKGARGSVDKYDRTALHIAALIRDPQMVTSLADSKDIDRRDMFGKSPLYLAAESGNTENVSIMMELGAEPDTVDMFGLSPIFAAIRGRWLETVNLLLSKDVDINRQCKIGAAPIHFAALNGDIEIVRVLLDKGAKANLVDKMEATPLILAARFGNIKVGLKLLEVYTPEDVRKANMDGDQAIHFAVTTDNLELVETLIDRGADKDAKNEFGFTPLHFAVLSRNLPAVTFLVKKAGVNVNAVDKDGNQAIHFAVTTANLELVETLIDRGADKDAKNEFGFTPLHLAVLSGNLLAVSFLVKKAGVNVNAADKMLNTPMDLAAQGDETELISLLKKYGGRKGPRKQVPVTGKEQKSLTFPQVAATDALAVHQTPPETENPGPCSDSSPSELQIRTEDPRLRPILKKVDVTRMVNDLENLLKDAGAEVLTQKNIVFRQRNFAMGVIGPKGGRLAFADESVTMTIPPGALSDTRVISCFRPIGPNGDDQGRQPNKDWIFCTPELICGPDGTKFNTPITIRFRHSIHVGEDGSCRGENIKVVLKGDTEEKWQDVAGGLRFDGRWVSINIAHFTSVSCAIPRQEYQRDDRFDVLLSTGLTVISPTQPDGAQAVVPGTPTHLHVFITHHDDGLMQDLKQGRLGMPNSEVSRINRVLCSINPLLDLSIEGRPHDFRFSNGNTITVQLNEMANQVTHDVAIAETNRETEFMLMLEFDQSHGLGKSIIEHKVWRTDYSSSVPREIFTKGSLVDELKCSRRHESSRTIPRRPLVPYPITQGVMPQISVQQQPQPTGILEQYQPPGQAQEEAQLPLEQLIVPVMPLENQIAVQIDQIADRVAALQAQYHLLVEVRDHH